Part of the Nicotiana tabacum cultivar K326 chromosome 20, ASM71507v2, whole genome shotgun sequence genome, GAACAGAATCCCATTTTGGTCTTGGAGTAAACAATGCTTTAGCTCccgtttgaccatagattttggcttcattttttcaaaaaaaaaatctgaaaacattgtttgtttatgaaatatgatcatgttttgagaaaaaaaaattcaaaaatttcaaGTTCCCAAAAACTGGTTTAGGGCAGTTTTTGGGTGAATTTTTTCTTCGACTCACAATATTTCAAGTTTcattcaaataaaatgcatgtccaaacacaactttaacttacaaaaattatttttcaacacaacttcaaaaactcttttttcaagtttccaccaaatctatgtccaaacgctagcttTGTGTAAGTCAAATATTCAGTTCTCCAATAAGCAAACTCTTTCCCATGAAATGCGAAAAAAGAAGTTGCAGTTCAAAGTGAAGAAGAAGATAATTCTGCAGTATAAGTAATAGCTGTACCTCCCCTGCTCCAAGGAATAAGAATGTATGTTCAGCCAAGGTTCCTCCAACCAATTGCAATGATGCCATGAGCCCTGCGAGGACCACAGATGCCGTTCCCTGGAACAAAAACAAGATAATTTGTTTGCTATTGAATGCGTGTAACAAACAGAAAAACCATCACTTCCTAGTTCCTACTCCTGCCCCCccacaaagaagaaaaatgacaAATTGATGAGTCCTTGACTTACCTGTATGTCATCATTGAAAACAAGGTGGCTAGTTCCGTATTTTGCAAGGAGGTCAAATGCATTATGATTTGCAAAGTCTTCAAACTAGAGATGTGGGAAACAAAGTTAGAttatcaattaaaatatttaattgcACATATCTGCAACTATGCCAGAGAACGTCTACCTGAATGAGCACTTTCTCCCCATAATTCTGCTTGACAGCATACATAAATTCATCAAAAAGTTCGGCATATTCCTGAATATGGACGATTAAACAAAGTACATTAAGCAAATACTCCATCTTCTATAGAATAGTGCAAAGTGAGCATGATCAAATATAAATTTCTGAACCTGTCCTCTAGCTCTTCTTTGCCTGAGTCCAATGTAAAATTCATCGTTCAACAAATCCTCGTTGTTTGTACCCACATCAATGGTAATGGGCAAGCACTGAAAAGAACGAGAGGATAGTCAAGCTTTCAATTGATCTAATCTGATAGGCAGACAAAGCAAAGAACGACCAGATAAGATTATGTGACTGATAAACCTTGTACTCCCACCGTCTCAATGAATGGATTGGAGTACGAGGGTccttaatatttttaatataaaattcaTATTTTCAGAAACTAGATAATAAACAGTATTATAAATTACAATTTTTGTTGTTAGAAATATTAGATACTTTTTGTGtgcctacatcacaccccctCGGGTGCGGCCATTCACCAGAACCTGCGTGAATGCGCGATGCCTTGTGACTGTGCTGCCCTTTCGAAGTGTCTCTTTGGCTGGGTGGTTAAGGTGTGTGCCTGCTAAGTACATGGGGTTTCCCCGCGAGAGTTCAAATCTTTCAGGCTTGTGTTCCTCTTTTGGAGGGGAGCCTTGGAGCTacagtaaagttgtctccgtaTGACCTGCAGTTCATGGGTTTGAGCCGTGGAATGAACCACTAACATTGTGTTAGAATAGGCTGCTTACATCACGCCCCCCTTGGGGGACGGTCCTTCCCCAGATCCTGCATGAACGCGAGATACTTTGTGCCCTAAACTTTTCTTTGttgtcaaagaaaaaaaaatttgactCTCCAAATAGTAAGAGTGTCCCACAAATTGGGACATAGGAAATACATGATTTTTAAGCACCATGCGCACATAGCATATACAGCGGAGTGCTATTACAGTATGCTATGTGAGGTGACGATTGCAAAACGATCAGAAGCCGCTCAGACTATAAAGTTAAAACATCCATTCTCAAATTGCAGGCTCATTTGTCAAAACATCAATTGGGAGGAGTTCACAACCTTAAACAACTAACCCCAAAATACGAGTGTATGACAAGGTGTTGGCGGATAGAGTGATAAAGTGAATTATCCAAACTCCATATAAGTACAATAGTATTTATGAAATAAGGGTATCATCTCAATTCCAACTACTGTTACATCTATCCTACAGAAACTTACAGCTGATGGACGAATGCCTCCCAGAGCAGTGTATAAAGAGAGCTTGCCTACTGGAATCCCCATTCCCTGGTAAGACATAAATATTGTTATAATATGTTTTCAATGTCAGAGAAATACATTTGCAGTATACATGGAAAATGATTTATAGGTTCTGAAAAGAACTGGATTAGTTAAACAGACAGGATTTTTTTGTCCCTAAAAATGGCTTTAGGAATTTCAAAAAAGTGAATACACATTATACCTGGCAACCAAGGTCACCAAGGCCCAGAATTCGTTCTCCATCAGTAACAACAATAACTTGAATTTTCCTCTCAGGCCAATTTTTTAATACCTCATTAATTTTGCCTCTGCAAAAGGTTAGCACAGATTAGTTTAACAAGAAATAAAAGGTCTCAAGCCATTAATTTGAGAAGCTATCTAGTGAATTTCTATCGCTTACTTTTCTTTCAAGCTGATAAAAAGACCTTGAGGACGCCTGAAGATGCTGCCATATTTCTGGCATGCTTCACCTACAGTTGGAGTGTAAACTATAGGAAGCAGCTCCTCAACATTGTCCATAAGAAGCTTGTAGTAAAGCCTTTCATTCATCTCCTGCACAAATGCATACAATAACAAACAAGAGTATTACGAAGCCATCCATACACGTGCAGAAGGATGTCTGGAGTTGAGCTGAACAAAGAAATGGTTTACATTTCTCAATGTCATCACACTTCAAAGATTATTGTACCCTAATCATCTGTGTTCTCCACAACTTAGTAGTATAACTTAAAGGAGCCGATGCAAGAACAGCATAATTGCAGAAAGTATTTAGAGCCGCAAAATCATTTGTTTGACTACCTGAATATCCATCATGGCTATGTATCTTTGCAGTGGTACCTCATACTGACGGAGATTGTTCATCATTTTCTTGACCTGTCACAAGGGGTGGCACAACAATGTTGTTAAAAGAAAGGAGACACAGAAACCATAGGACTGCAAAATGCAGTATACACAACCTGAAGGTCATGGTTAACAACGACCGGAGGAAGAAGACCACGCAAGTAGTGGGAATCTCTCTCTTTCTCACTGAAAGCAAGCCCTTTGTTGTAGTGTGGATTACGCAACAATGAGTAACCACTGCAAGCAAAAGAACAGAGTTATTCAATGAATAAGTGCCATTAGCTCTTAAGACTAATAATACCAAAAACggttacataaaaaaaatattaattttttcctCACCAATAGATTTTAATTTAACAATAAAAGAACAGAAGAAAATGGCAAGTGCCATTATTGAATGACAAAAATCCAAAGATCATGCGTGTACAAAGATTTTAAGCCTAGTTGGATTAAAGCTCATAATTTTTAAGATCATAGTAGAACTGCCTCTAAAACTAGACAACCCCTAATATGTATTGGAATGAAATGGGTCCAAATATAACAGAATATACACAGAATTTATATGGACATCCATTCAGTTTCAGATTGACacatagttgattgattgattcaAGTAATTAAAAAGGATATTTAAGCAAATAGCCGGCCGAATTCACTATTTACTTTTCCTATAGATTAAACACTAATTATACACGGTTATAcatatacagtcaaacctctctatagcAGCCTCGTCTATTCCGACATTTTTTGGCTGCTATAGTAAAGTGTTGTTATGGATAACTTGTATTATAACATTACATGAAAAAATGGTACCAAAGAAAATTTGGATGTTATAGTGAAGTTTTGTTATAAAGGATGGCTGTTACAGCGAGGTTTGACTGTATTATAGATGGATCTTACATACAGTATACATCCTCCGATATTTTTAGCTTTTCAAAGTAACAGTTAGGTACAATATAAGAGGTAACAACCATTCAAACAAGCTGTTAAGCGGGTGGGTGAACAGCTATTTAGGTTGATTCTTCTAATTAAAAACACATCCAATCCTGAGTTGATAACCAAAGCATAGTAATTATCGAAACATAATCAAAAGATGTAATGTTATCACCTAGCAACAGAGAGAGTCCAAGGGGTGATGGACTGATCTTCAGTGGCACTATCCTCACCATAAACATCACCAACTCCACCTGTCACAGTAGATTTAATCTCCTTCTCTACCGGCGCAGCAGCACTTTCCTTCATAGAATTCTCCACCAAAACACTCACATTTCTGTCTCCTGGTTTACCATTTGAATTCACAGCTGCTGCTACTACCATAGGACCTGAaactcctcttctgcttgactgAGTCAAACATCTTGAAACCCCAGATAGGGAATTGTTCTGCAAAATAATAAACTTTATTATATAACCTGATCttggttgttgtttttttttccttcttttttatgGCAACTCAAAATTTGGCCAAAGAACAAATTTTTAGCTCAATTCTAAATATGGGATTTAACCTAGAAAAATGGGTCTGATCTAAATCAATCTGAATCAAGAAGTGTTCATAAATCAAGCCAAGtttttttttccccttttcttcttttttttttttttttggacaagAAAAACATATATCCATAGAATTTTCGTAAgttgaaatacatgaaaatgGGTGTGGTCCAAACAATCTAAAATCAAGAATTATCCACTAATCAGGACAATTTTTTTTGGAGGGGTGTGGGGGATAAAAGAAGATGAGTTTGTATGACTGGAGAAGAAATCTGAGGTGAAATCAGAATCTGAGTTAACATTACCGTAAAACTGCTTCCGTTCAAGGAGAACATGGTGAAAAAAGTATAAAGATAAGAGTCTTTTTGTTTAGCTGTgaaatgaagtgaggattgagaaaagaaagaagagagagtgagGGGTTTTTCTTGTGgatctgctctctctctctcttcttcttcttcctcttcctctctcTCTCCTAATACTTTGTCCACGCAATTCTGCAATTTATCAGGACATTTGTAGCTCAACCGATATGGACATTTGCGACCTTCCAATTTTTCACTGTAATAACATTTTGTTCCTTTCatgccctttttcttttttttattacgTGCTTATTTTGAGTGCTATATTTGGTCCTAAATATTATCGCCAAAGATTGGTTAGACTATAGGGAAAAGGGTCAAAAATCCTTATGCTATACGAAAAGAATCATATATATCAATCCTTATACTGGTGGTGTTCACTACATGCAAAAATACTCCTCTTCTACTATAATAGCACCATCCTACATGGCCTGACATTTCAGAGAGGCGGGCGTCACATGACATTGCTACCTCatttcttcttccaccatatcaTTCATGCCGAAAGGACATTTTTGAAGTGTTTTTATTGCGAGTAACAAAATAATAAAGTGTTACTTCCAATAATAATTTATACTTCTATTTAAATTTACTATGACGATCATCAACTTTTCGAGTTAAATTTTTGAACtaaaatatttctcaaaaatactttattctatttttgaagttttcaaaatattatattatttttgttaacTCTTTTAAATAATGGATTGTTTAGGTTAAACCATCTCATATTATCCttcttccttccttttttttttgttcttattGCATATGTAGATTGTAGTATACTAGTACTAGTACTAGTACTTTGTAGGCTGGTGCTTTGGTGATGGTAATGAATGGGGTGAGTGTTATTTTTTTCCTGAGTTTCTATGTTTTATAAATAAATCCAATTATTTAGTTATACTAATGTAATCAAACAATGACATTAAAATTATATTGTGATCATATTATGATAAACAAACACATCTTTATTTGTGTAATTTATTTTATACCCCACTacttttaaattatatttcagTTGCTTTTTCCATATAACAAAAAGCTCACCATACATACATTTTCATGAAAATGGAATAAAATGTTGGTTATGAGTCTGTCGCTGTCCAACataaaaaatgaagtttaacaTTGTATTAAGTTAATAAGTTTGAGTCCAACataaaaaatgaagtttaacaTTGTATTAAGTTAATAAGTTTGAGTCAGAAGAATACTTCTTCCAATATATAATGCACCTACAAATATAATACATGTAAAAATGACCTTTTCTTTAAGCCCACAACGACTGAAAATGTGACTATTCAGAAAATTCTTAATTAATCTGGTACCTAGTTGTAATGTTACAACTGCCCCCCGCCTGTATCTTCCTTAATAGACTTTTGTAATCTTAATTTTTAAAGTAcgtttttcctctctctctctcttatacGTCGTATTTACAACAAGAAGaataaactcaaaaaaaaaaaaaaaaactcctaataaattctttttgattttctaaaAGATTAAATATTACGTGTGAAATAACTTCagtttgttaaaatgactaacaTTTGAAATCTGAAGAGAAAAGTAAATTAACTTGATTACTTCTTCTACCATAATTTATGTCATGttactccttttttttttttttgtagacattccaaaaaaaaaaatgacatcGTTTTGCATTTAGGACGAGAGGAGTATACTCTATTTTATTTCGAGGTCTTATGGGATTTTTCATGAAATTGCGATGATTGAATAAGGGCAATCAAAATGAAAGCAGAGTATATCCTTATGAATTTCTT contains:
- the LOC107804419 gene encoding NADP-dependent malic enzyme, chloroplastic isoform X1, encoding MKGTKCYYSEKLEGRKCPYRLSYKCPDKLQNCVDKVLGEREEEEEEEERERADPQEKPLTLSSFFSQSSLHFTAKQKDSYLYTFFTMFSLNGSSFTNNSLSGVSRCLTQSSRRGVSGPMVVAAAVNSNGKPGDRNVSVLVENSMKESAAAPVEKEIKSTVTGGVGDVYGEDSATEDQSITPWTLSVASGYSLLRNPHYNKGLAFSEKERDSHYLRGLLPPVVVNHDLQVKKMMNNLRQYEVPLQRYIAMMDIQEMNERLYYKLLMDNVEELLPIVYTPTVGEACQKYGSIFRRPQGLFISLKEKGKINEVLKNWPERKIQVIVVTDGERILGLGDLGCQGMGIPVGKLSLYTALGGIRPSACLPITIDVGTNNEDLLNDEFYIGLRQRRARGQEYAELFDEFMYAVKQNYGEKVLIQFEDFANHNAFDLLAKYGTSHLVFNDDIQGTASVVLAGLMASLQLVGGTLAEHTFLFLGAGEVQLLLILQNYLLLHFELFTLLFLVQTGIPLEETRKKIWMLDSKGLIVNSRMESLQHFKRPWAHEHEPVKELVNAVKSIKPTVLIGSSGAGRTFTKEVVQAMATFNEKPIIFALSNPTSQSECTAEEAYSWSEGRAIFASGSPFAPVEYNGKVYASGQANNAYIFPGFGLGLIISGAIRVHDDMLLAASEALAEQVSQENFEKGLIYPPFTNIRKISANIAAKVAAKAYELGLATRLPEPANLVAYAESCMYSPAYRSYR
- the LOC107804419 gene encoding NADP-dependent malic enzyme, chloroplastic isoform X3, which encodes MKGTKCYYSEKLEGRKCPYRLSYKCPDKLQNCVDKVLGEREEEEEEEERERADPQEKPLTLSSFFSQSSLHFTAKQKDSYLYTFFTMFSLNGSSFTNNSLSGVSRCLTQSSRRGVSGPMVVAAAVNSNGKPGDRNVSVLVENSMKESAAAPVEKEIKSTVTGGVGDVYGEDSATEDQSITPWTLSVASGYSLLRNPHYNKGLAFSEKERDSHYLRGLLPPVVVNHDLQVKKMMNNLRQYEVPLQRYIAMMDIQEMNERLYYKLLMDNVEELLPIVYTPTVGEACQKYGSIFRRPQGLFISLKEKGKINEVLKNWPERKIQVIVVTDGERILGLGDLGCQGMGIPVGKLSLYTALGGIRPSACLPITIDVGTNNEDLLNDEFYIGLRQRRARGQEYAELFDEFMYAVKQNYGEKVLIQFEDFANHNAFDLLAKYGTSHLVFNDDIQGTASVVLAGLMASLQLVGGTLAEHTFLFLGAGEVQLLLILFTLLFLVQTGIPLEETRKKIWMLDSKGLIVNSRMESLQHFKRPWAHEHEPVKELVNAVKSIKPTVLIGSSGAGRTFTKEVVQAMATFNEKPIIFALSNPTSQSECTAEEAYSWSEGRAIFASGSPFAPVEYNGKVYASGQANNAYIFPGFGLGLIISGAIRVHDDMLLAASEALAEQVSQENFEKGLIYPPFTNIRKISANIAAKVAAKAYELGLATRLPEPANLVAYAESCMYSPAYRSYR
- the LOC107804419 gene encoding NADP-dependent malic enzyme, chloroplastic isoform X2; the protein is MKGTKCYYSEKLEGRKCPYRLSYKCPDKLQNCVDKVLGEREEEEEEEERERADPQEKPLTLSSFFSQSSLHFTAKQKDSYLYTFFTMFSLNGSSFTNNSLSGVSRCLTQSSRRGVSGPMVVAAAVNSNGKPGDRNVSVLVENSMKESAAAPVEKEIKSTVTGGVGDVYGEDSATEDQSITPWTLSVASGYSLLRNPHYNKGLAFSEKERDSHYLRGLLPPVVVNHDLQVKKMMNNLRQYEVPLQRYIAMMDIQEMNERLYYKLLMDNVEELLPIVYTPTVGEACQKYGSIFRRPQGLFISLKEKGKINEVLKNWPERKIQVIVVTDGERILGLGDLGCQGMGIPVGKLSLYTALGGIRPSACLPITIDVGTNNEDLLNDEFYIGLRQRRARGQEYAELFDEFMYAVKQNYGEKVLIQFEDFANHNAFDLLAKYGTSHLVFNDDIQGTASVVLAGLMASLQLVGGTLAEHTFLFLGAGEAGTGIAELIALEMSKQTGIPLEETRKKIWMLDSKGLIVNSRMESLQHFKRPWAHEHEPVKELVNAVKSIKPTVLIGSSGAGRTFTKEVVQAMATFNEKPIIFALSNPTSQSECTAEEAYSWSEGRAIFASGSPFAPVEYNGKVYASGQANNAYIFPGFGLGLIISGAIRVHDDMLLAASEALAEQVSQENFEKGLIYPPFTNIRKISANIAAKVAAKAYELGLATRLPEPANLVAYAESCMYSPAYRSYR